Below is a genomic region from Colius striatus isolate bColStr4 chromosome 29, bColStr4.1.hap1, whole genome shotgun sequence.
AATGAAGCCCTCCATTGACAGGGAATTAAATCCCAACATTGATTAAATTAGACCATGAAAGTATAAAATGAGCAAAAGAGCAGCAGGACCTGGCAGAGCTGTTGTTGGGTAGAGAAGGCTGAGCAAAGGAGCCCTAACCCCAGTCACTCCAACCCTGTGCTTCTCTTTgccctttccccagctcctACAAGCCCCACTAAAAGTTTCTCTGTCCCCTGCATGGTGGTCACAACCTCCCTGTCCAACACAGCCTCCTCCCACTGTGCCTGAGCATTTCAACAGCAGCATTTGCCCTCACACTATTGCAAGGACCCACTCCCAGGGGCTTCCCAACTTGAGATAAGGAAGGAGAGAGACAAAACTTGGATGCAGGAAACCTTTATTGTgcccagaggggcaggagggaTGGTGGGCAAGGCCTAGAGAGGCTTCTTGTCACATAGTGGGGGATGAGGAGTGAGGCTGAGGTGAGTCACAGCCTGTGGGGTCCTTGGGCTGGGTCTAGCAGGGTCCCCAGTTGTCCCAGAGCTTCTTGCTGTAGCGGGGCACAGCGTAGGGGCTGCAGGCGGGAGCAGCGTAGGCTCTGCCAAAGGTGCAGAGGCCCCCCGAGCCCTGCGTGGCCCCGGCGCCGTAGaggccccccagccccagtgaGCCCCCAAAGGCGGGTGCCCCGGAGGAGCCCACCACGGCTTGCtgtgggaaggagctgaggatggggccggggaAGGTGACGACGACGGGGGGCGGCTGGATGAAGGCCGTGGAGTCGGGGCACTGCCGGGCGCACAGCTCGTTGCAGCTCTCAGCGATGGGCTGGGGCACGGCCACGCTGGGTTTCGGTGGGCACAGCTCGGAGTAAGACATCTTGCAGGTGAGGAGATGGGGTTTGCAACAGCTGGAAATGGAAAAGATTAAAAGCAAGACAGAGATTTCCTGAGATATACTTCAAAATGCCAATACGAGAGAAGTCCCTGTGCTGTGCATCCTGTGCTGCAGCATGTTACACGTGCAGGCTTTATCAGCTTGATTGACACCAGCTGAGCACCTTTATCCAAAGTTTCTGGCTATATAATACCAACCCAGGAATGACTGGACCCCATGGATGTGTCTCTGGGCTCACACAGTTGTGTGTGATACAGATGCACACTACGAGGAACAACGTAGGAACCTCGGTATCGTCTGCCACAGAGTTCCCCAAAGTGGGAAAAGGGCATCAGGTTAGATGTGGCTTTGCTTGAAATAAGAGTTTCTTTCCACCTCTGA
It encodes:
- the LOC133628267 gene encoding scale keratin-like; the protein is MSYSELCPPKPSVAVPQPIAESCNELCARQCPDSTAFIQPPPVVVTFPGPILSSFPQQAVVGSSGAPAFGGSLGLGGLYGAGATQGSGGLCTFGRAYAAPACSPYAVPRYSKKLWDNWGPC